In Megalops cyprinoides isolate fMegCyp1 chromosome 8, fMegCyp1.pri, whole genome shotgun sequence, the genomic stretch TTAACGTAAAAGTACCACTTCAGTTGTGCTGTAGTCTTCTGTATGTACCTGGATTGGCCAGTCATGTTGGCATGAGTGTTTGGGGGTTTTTGGTTTCACGTTCTCCCTGCCAATGAAaacgttttcttttttccaaatagGAATCTGAATCCAGAGACGGAACTGAAAAGATACTTTGGAGCCCGTGCAGTGTTAGGTGACCAGAGGTAGAATCAATACTTTACTTCTGTTGAGTATGATATGATGCTGGGTGCTCCCAGCACAGTTCTGTTTACATTGCTGTGTTCCACTGGTCTTTCCCCTGTGTTCTATTTTCCTCAGGCCCCGGCAGAGACAAAGACAGTTTCACCGCAGCACGTGGATGACAGTCCTCAAAGACACCTGGCCACGCTTCAGTAGACCAGGTGAGTGTCACTGCTTCAGACTGCCATTAGGGAGAACTCTCTTAAGGGGTATGCTGCTCGCTTTCAGATTTTCTGAATAGGGCCTACTTTTCTCGTTGTCATGGAGTAATATCAAGGGACTAAGTGTAATCCCCATATTTTGAATATAGAGtaatacatacatgcaaataGTGCACAGAGTGTAGTGCACAGAGGACAGAACCACAATCCTACAGCAAAGCACATTTGCTTAGTTTTTGATTAGTTCAGTGAAGGTTTGAGTGGCAGAGAATGCCTTTTGTTTACTTCATACAGTAATCAGTGAGTAGTGCTGTACAAgtcacaaccaaaaaaaatccactgaagAGCTTTTAAGTAAGTGAACTCAGAAGACTTAAAAGTTTTTAAATGAGTTTTCTGTTCAGTCTGATGTGCCAGGAAACAGCAGTGGAATGGCctttgaaaacatatttctgtgtcCAGTCAGCCAGAGACTGTCATGCTAGCACCAAAAGAGCAGCAAGTTGAACTTAATCATTTCTCGTCTACTGGCAGTTAACGGTAAAAGAACTTAGgcaattacatattattatttccaCAGAGCCTTTGGAAAGTGTTATTCTTAGAATCCTGGTTTGCTCTGGTAAATCAGATCTACAAAGTGCCTCTTGTTGGTGCTCTGTGAGAGTAACGGTTGGCCCAGTGTtgcactgaatatttcataaatatttttcttatgcAAGGTGGCTTTGATCTCATTTGTGTCAATTTATTATACTCATACCGCCATAAATGAGTGAGCAGTGAGTCCCTGAGTGAGGCAGGCATTGTCAAAGGCACTATTGATGCTGGATGAAGGAGCCTGTGGTGGGAGAAACCCTGTGATATTCACCCAGGCCTGAGGTAATCCTTTTGTCCAGAGCCGAACAAAATCAGGTATTGTTGGAATGGGCTTTATTTTTCTTGGAGGCTGCATTTGATTTATGATAGCGAGAGTATAGAGAGGCAGCTGACTTAATAAGTGTCATCAATGGTGCTATGCACCAGGCTGAATCAATAAGCCTCAGAACGCTATGTGAAAAAGCCTCCCTGTTTCACATCCACTACTCCGTGTTCCCACACTGGTCACGGCCACTAAAGCTCGTCTCCCCTTAGGGATCTCCATGAGTCTCCTGGAGTCCAAAGAAGGCCTGCAGTATTTCACCTTTGAGCACAACAGAGACTACCAGCAAGTGCAGTTTAAGTTCCTGGATGCTGTTGAGTCCATGGATCCCAACAACATTGTGGTAGGTGTAGTGTTTGCTCCAGGATTACCTCAGAGgggattagggttagggataaGGCAGGTCCATCCCCAAAGATTAGCTGGCAGATTTCTCCTGAGAGACTGTTCAGTGGTTTTTGAGGGTCAAAAATAAAGCCCTTttataaacattcatttataaaatCAACTTTGGGTGCTAACCAATTGGATGGGTGTTGGCCCCAGGGCCCCATTTGACTGGTGAATGTGTCTTCCCTGGTAGGCACTGCTGCAGATGAACCCCTATCACATCGActccctgctgcagctctcagaTGTGTGTCGCATCCAGGAGGACCAGGAAATGGCCCGGGACCTTGTTGGTGAGTGGATTAGTTTGTGGCTGTGGGATTCCTGGTGTGCTGATGTGCAATACAAAAGATGTGCACTCTAGGCCTATTTGGTGGACATCAGGAGACCATGAAGGTCCCCAAGGACCAGGGTGGGTCTGCttttttcagtcaaattaaATAACTATTAGAAACCAAGCACTTTTGTGCTGCAACTGACATTTCTAGTTATATATGGCTTTAGCACGAAATACATACTAGATGGTTTAATTGATTCATCCAATGATTTTAAAGATACctgtaataaaatgatttttaataatCTGACTGAATTATATAAATGAGCAGAATACCTTCTGACAGTTGCTTTCTTGAAAATGATTTGAGCATTTCACTGAAAGTACCTGAAACATAGGAATTATATATTTACTTCAAATAAGGAAGTGATAATAAGGTCATCATGAACAAAAGAATTCACGTTTCCAGTCTTGCATTAAACGTattaaatgaaagattttttgcaatgattttctgttttccagattatctgaaaatgaattgagCTAATTTTTGGCATGATTCTCAGAGGACATGTTCATGTCAAGCAGCTGCTTGTATCATTTTAGAACGTAGAGCAGTGCATGATTACCAAACCATATTCCAATTTTAGTTGTTTCCTCAAATATAGAAAGATAGAGATAAGATACATCtttaatagtaataattgttattatcTTGTTGTCCAGCAGAGGGCCTCAGACATCTGTCAGACAAAAGAATAACAAGAgttattttcagaaaagaacTTATCAAGTCCAGCATCAGATCTTAATTTTAAATTGGAGATGCACTGTTGCATTGTCAGTGTATGGCTGATGGATGAGGCACAGCTGCATAGGTTAATGAATGTTGGCCCTTTACTGTGGTGTGAGTTGATAGCTGAGGATATTACATATGGCAGGTAAAagctgtgaatgtgttttatgtgtttcagagagagctCTGTACAGCTTTGAGTGTGCGTTCCACCCTGTATTCAGCCTGACATCAGGGACTAGCCGACTGGGCTATCTGCGGCCAGAGAACAGGTGATCTCTGCTTCCGACACCACAAAATACACTGTATTGGCACCAGATTTCTCCTGTTGGACCCCCTACAGAGGAGAACATGTGCTCACAGAGCTTTCATCTGTCATTTGAAAATACCCTTATTTCAGTAACTTTTCAAAAAATTTCCTATAAGTTAATGGTGGAAAAACTTCTGGTATGAAAATGGCACAGAAACCTCTAAATCAATCTAAATgtttatatgcatatgtaaatattaattatcTTTAATTGCAATAACTGAACACGATATAGTATAGCTGTGTTTTTCTATGAACATTGGCAAAGATCTTTGCACTCCCTAACAATTTTAATGGGGGACATTTTAATAGCATCCGTGTTATATGCAATCCAGCAGCCAGAAAACATAGGATAATAGGCATGTGGACTAGCCTGCTAACCTTCCCTAGCTAACCAGTAACACAAAATATTAATCTGTCGCTATCATCATGGCTGAGATGGCCTCTACTCATGACAAGAGGAcaaaacagaatgtgtgttcTAATGTTCACCCACTCTATAATTGTATGATAGCTGGAGTCAGGGATGACTATAAATATGTCACTAGCTTCCATACAATTACAATTTATGGTTGCATGGTTGATAGAACAAATGCTGTTCTCTTGGTGCTGTTCACCTGAACAGGTGTATTGTCAAATAATAAAATCCTGCAAATTTTTATACTGTAAGTTTCAAATATCCAAATATTTCTATAATTATGACTTGTAGATGTAGAGTGAgaatggaaaaactgaaaactgtcaAAATTGGTCCTTTGATATAAAGCTTTGCCCCCAAGAACTGATTAGAATAGATCTGATAGAGGTGTTCTTTTTCAGCCTGTGCCCCTAAACGTTGTCTTCAGATGCCTGCAGAGGTCCCCTGAGTTCAACGCTAAACCATCTGTCACTCAATAGAGATCTCTGTTCTGTCGCAAGcagttgtgaaaatgaaaccctCTGAACTCATGTAGATCACACAGTAGTTTGAGGCTTTACTGTCTGCTATTTTTGCACTCTCCCTCAAAGCAAGGATGTATGACGTAACTGTGCTATGGTACCtctttgttgggggggggggggggggggggttgatcaGCGTTCAGAGAGGAGATACAAATCTCATACTAATTGCTGttttccccccatctcccctttGCCTCTGTTGTGGCTTTGCAGGGCATTTTATCTGGCTCTCTTTAAGCACATGATGTTCCTGGAGAAGAGAGGCTGCCCCAGGACAGCCCTGGAGTACTGCAAGCTCATCCTGAGGTACACATAACAAAATACACAACAGAAATATTGCAAGATGTGGTCACAATTTTTCCAGTATCTTGGTGGTTTGTCCCCACAGCCTTATGGGGAAAATGAACCTGCTGCAAAGTTGTAATGgattatttctttttactgCAAAGAGTAAATTACAATGTTTACTGTAATCTCAAGTTTTTGTGGCTTGCAGTTGcgttattgtcattattgtaatacattgtactgcagctgcagccagcAAATGCCCTCCACAAAGTTGATACATTGAAATGTTgtgaaaagaatgtgaaaaggTAGTACTAAAGGACTGAACGAGTGTTCTCTGGACTCCTTTACAGCTTGGACCCTGAAAATGACCCTCTGTGCATGCTGCTACTGGTTGACTACCTTGCCCTGCGCTCACGGGAGTACTCTGCCCTAATCCGACTCTATGAAGAGTGGGAGGTGAGAGGACAGAGCTTCCCTACAGTGTATTTCAGGGCCCGAATCACCGGGGATCCTGGTCCTCCCTTGCTTTTAGGGTTTGCATTGCTCTTCCATGTAATACAACATTTTAGGGTTAATATCCTTTTTTGGAAGGGGGGTTTAGGTGGGATTTTcccgtttttttgttttttttttaactcaccTGTATAAACTGCCAATGGCACTATTTAAGCTCAACATATTTACCCCCATACTGCTGTTTTTGACACTATAAGTCCCACAGTGGGAACTCTTTAGTGGGTGGATGCTGCTCCAATGACGTCATCTGAGCAATTCTTAGATGCCCGGTGTGTCCTAGGGTTCTGTCAGCTTGGCATGACCTGGGAACCCTGGCCTATCTATCTACCCTTATTCCTAGCAAAGTAAAGCCAGTCTATTTCCCCATTGTAGGCTCTGGGCCTGATGACATGACTGATTTCAAACCTAGAGGGTAGGGTCCAGCTTGCACTCAtcctgttgtatttttttaacccAAAGGTTGTGAAAGTATTAACAGCCTCAATGCTTTGTCTTCACAATGTTATATATTGATCTATATCAGATCTCTTGCTTTTCTTTCACAAAAGCGTGGAACACAACCaatgtgaatttattttctgtgttcaaAATCTAAGATAGTTCTCTGATATTCCCTGATTGGTCTCTAATATGCAGCTAGGGGAGGATGAGAGCCCCTTATCTTTATGTCTTATCTGCATGAAAATGGCAGTCATCCCCACATGCATTTCCCACTAAAAAATTCCcaaaaatgtgtaattgtaaAACATCTTGAAGCACATTATTTAGTTTACACCAAATCATATTGAGGATTGTATTACAAAACAAATAGTATGTAAAACCAGTTGATATCACTCCTTCAGTCAGAAGTAGATACAGCATATCTTTTTTTCACCAAATATCAGGTGCATAGAAACTTGTCCCAGCTTCCCAACTTCGCCTTCTCGGTGGCCCTGGCCTACTACCACCTGAGCCAGCAGGATGACATGGTTCAATCTGAGAGTGCCCGCATGAAGCAGAAGTCTGACCAGTTGCTGCAGACTGCCCTCATCATGTTCCCTAGTGGTGAGTCCAGAACACTTCCTGAGTCTCCACCACCCACCACCTGCTGAGCTACACAGGGCTGCATGTCTTATGCCATGCTAGTCCACTGAATATattgctctgctgttgtactATGTAGCACAGCAGACACTCTCAGGGGGTTTCTCTGAGTTGCAGATGAATGCAGCAGCACTTAGTCGGCACACTATGCTTTCATTGACcttgtttgcatgtttatagAACATTGAATACTGAATAGcttttattgccatttatttacaataatactGGAAATGAGGGTCATTATTTCaaattgctgttgtacccttgagtgagGTACTTCAGCTCAGTTGTTCCAGCAGAACACTGAATATGTGTGCTGCTAAGTGGTGTCTCCCTGAATAAGGGCAGCTAATTACAATTAAGTTAATTACAAActtaattacaattaaatattGCAGTGCAGTGATGCTAATTTAATTCAAACTCCTGTCTGACTGTAGCACTCAGCTTCAACAGAAACCTGTGTTGAAGGagtgaaacacagctgtgtgaccTGCAAAGCTCCAGGCCCacatcacacagagagagcatttACAGCCCAATTTTATGCTCCAACACTGGCACGAAACTTGGAAATGAGTGTGAAAAGAAAGGCTAAAACTTTGTGCAGCATGTCGGCATTGTGTGACTCATTTCCTTTTCAGCAGAAAGGGAGATGACACTATGCTGGCTCTTAGACATGTGGAGCATGTCCAGTGGCACTATCCTGTGAGGTTGAGCTGTTCAGTACGGTTGTCTCCTCATCCTTTCAAACAATAACAGGAATTGTCTTCCAGGGCCTTGCGTTTTATGCTGTGAAAAGAACACTTAACTGGCGTTAGGGTTGAAGTGGTTTCTGGGAACCTCATACTCAGTCCACTGTGTATTGGGCTGACCAGTTGATCAGATTATCTGGAGCTCTGTCCAGGTCACAACATTGAGAAAGGTGTAAGCTTTGGTTTGTCCTGGTTCAGGCAAACAAAAGCATTGATCAGTTTTGAGCACCATCTCCATCCATCCACCATGGTGCTAATATTGGGCAAACACATGTCTGCTTCACTGGCTTATTCCCTGTACATTTCCACATATGCCATCCTGTACTCTCAGCAGCATAGTGGTTCTGAttaatacagtaaaattacatttttagtgtgcttgttttctttctgttgtaattattaatttcctcttcaatttttttattgaaaaaaaggaatgtctTTTGATCTAGCAAAAGTGAACcctgtttgaatttgtttttccaccCTTGCTTTCCTACTGACtttttgaaagttttgaaatctattcctctccctctcccttgaGACGCATTGTGGCATTCTTACCCCTGACTCATGACACTGTGCTGACAGGCTGACTGGCAGCTGGCCTGTTTTATATTCTGATATGCTGTGTCAGACAGGTAGGAAGGGCAAACCTGAGCATTCTCCTCCTGCCAAAACAATGGCCATGTCTTGCATCTTGGGGAGAGGCTGCTGCCCAGCATTCTGCTGTCTGAGTGGCATTTTATATTATCAGGTTAGAGGAGGAGAGCGAATTTGGTTTAAGTGCGTTTGTGTATTTTGGGAAGATAAGGATATGTAATTAAATCTTCTCTGATAGGGGTACTTCAGTAGCATGCTGCAGGTGTTGCCCTAGTATCACTGcttttcgtgtgtgtgtgtctctctctccgcagtGCTCATGCCCCTGTTGGACTTGTGCACGGTACAGCCTGATGCCACCGTGTCCTCACATGTGTTCTTTGGACCCAAAAGCCAAATGGGGTAAACCTGagcatttgatgttttttttgacTCAGAGGTTTTACATCATCAGTCACATGTAGATCTGAATACCTCCTCTGACAGTCTCCTCTTCCTGATTCTGTCTGAGCAGGCAGCCCCCGGCCCTCAACGAACTGGTGTCCCTGTATGTGGGGCGCAGCTACGCGCTCTGGAAGGAGGGTGGGGTCATGGTGTGGCTGGAAGGCAATGTTGGGGAGGTCCTGCGTAGAGTGGACTCCAAGGATCCCTTCGTTGAAGACTGCGAGAACAAGTAAGCATCCGCCCTGCCAGTGCACAACCAGCATGGTGGGCCTGATGGAAAGAGAGGCTGTCTTTTACACAATTAGCtagagaaaatgaaaagcagctGACCCTCAGAGCTGGAGTACTGAGACATCTCCACATAGTGTGCTCTCTGTGTTGTTCTCAGGCCACATGGGTCatagagaggggaaaaaataatacaaatctggcttcttcctctctgccacccccaccctctgtATCTCCTGGTAAAAGTATTTTCGGTTCTCTGTCTTGGATACAACCCTATCTGCTCGTCCAGGCTTAGAAGTGGTCTGTCGTAGAAATGAAGCCAGCAGCCGCATTGATTTCATAACGTTGAGCCAAATGCTGAGAATAAAATGCCTCAAGgaccaaacttttttttttttccgttgaTGTTTTGGTGACATAACTCTCAATATATGCTATACAGACCAGAcactttgtgtttgtggttaATGCTGTGTATCTGGTTTCTTTCTGAAATCATCAAATTGGCTGCATTTTAATCAGTTGTTAAAGTGTACTAAGGAAGAATTGCatgctaattgttttttttatacttgGCCACCCACAGGAGAAAGCTGAGATATCAGAGCGCCCCAAGGAACATCCATCGTCATGTCATCCTGTCTGAGATAAAGGAGGCCACTGCTACTCTGCCTCTGGTGAGACAGGGGTAAACCCTATTCTGCCTTCTGTGAAGTTCAAAAACCAGTCAGAAGGTTTTAACTTTGAAACCACATTGCAAAAAATTGAGTTGAGCTCTGGTTTTTAGAGATTGATGTATGTACCAATGATAGGGCcgtggtcatgtgacacagtaAAGAATATTCCTGTCACAGTTGACTTTGTTTGGTTGTTGTCTAAATTATCACAATGGGTAGTCATGCAGTGTTATTGTAGCCATTTGAACAGATTAAGGTCATGACATCATGAAGTGTGTCCACTGGTAATACGTAAAGTTTTTCCTCTTGTAGGAAGTGACCACTCAGCCCCTGATGGGGTTtgaccctctccctcctctggaCTCTGTGGTGTCCTACACCAGGCCTGAGAGGTAATCTGCCCCTATACACCCCTATCATTCTTGTTGATTGAAAGTAGTACCTATGTCTTTCAGCTTCCAAAAAATGGATTGAATAACTGACTAATAATTCTGTATTGAAAAGGGAgagtaacagtaaaaacaagaaTTAACCAGGCATTGCTTGGGGTCTTTGACCATGTATCATCTATTGGTAAAGGAAGGTACTGATGTTATTGCTAGGGGATCTGCAAACCAATGAATGTGGGGATAGGACACTGGCCAATAAGGTTGTTTCCCAGTGTTGCAGCAAATAAGGAAAAGCTAAGTTTAACTGCTTTTGAAGTACATTAATGATCCCCAAAGCAAAATATTGAGTATTTCTGTTAACTCTGGCGCTCTTGCCAAAGTGAAAAGCACTTTTCTAGTGAATTATGTGCATAGTTGCCTAATCCTCgtttacaaaatattttggcAGTAAGCAGTTTTGATATTATCGAGCCTGTAATGGCTATGTTTTGTGAGTGCTTTCTGGGCAGGAGTGaacgaaagagagagagagtcatcCAGTTCACGTCATGCCTCTTAAGATTCCAACACCCAAATCAATGATGATGAGCACGAAACATTCATGAGTGGAATTCTTCTGCTCTGAGGTCAGGGTTGGCGTAATCGTTCCTGGGGACATCTGGATAGATTTCTTAGGCATCACTTACACAAGGCCTTTATCATTTCATCTActctttgttttattgaagGCCTCTATTGCCTACCATGTTTATTGGATTAAAAAAGGTCAATCTGTACATTTCCCTTGCCAAAAAGGAGGCTTAATGAGATGGTATGCAGATGTTGGTTGAGTGACAGGAGTGTGAAGTTTTGTTTTAACAGCAGCTCAGTGTGTATGTATCAGTACAGAGATTATAATGGGATATGGTCTAAGTGTAAATTGCCCAGGATTGTAGCTAATTATTCCCTATTTTTTGTGCCTAAATAAGTAAAATTGTGTcaatgacaaataaatacaagGCACAGAATATCATCACTATGAGTTTGCTTAAattaagtgcattttaaaataccaGTCAAAGGAAGTACCTACTTTTTCTGCAGTGGCAAAAAAAGAGTGTTTTAATTTGTCTTCACACATTAGCTTAGATGTGCCACAGTATCACAACAGCTGAAATAGGTTGCTTTGCCATACTGATGAGTTGTGATTGCCTGTCGGGCTAACATGTAGTGAGTCCATGGTGAGGGCGGAAGCGCTTTTCTCCCTGTGGAaacactgctctccctctgcctgtccctcATGTGGGAGGGCCTGAAAAGAGCAAGTAGCCAGCTCCTGACAAGatgagatttcctttattgactgcagtgtgtgtttattttccttttgattcCTCCAAAATAAAAGTCATGTGGGTGTGACAGGAGTATCTTGGCACTTGGATGGGTCCATTTTCTCTGGTCTTGTGATAGCTGTTAAACAAAACcgtagggaaaaaaaaagatctagaGGTAGATGACAGACAAGACACAAACTGCTGGAAAAGGCCTTGATTTAAAAACAAGGCTTCAGTGTATTGCCTCTCTCTTCGGGGCATTTGGACAATACTTGTACTCTGAATATTGGCTCCTGAATTCACCCTAAGTGATGCTTCAGTAGGGGGCACAATCTGTTTGTATTCTCTCTCCCGGCCAGATTTAGAGTGTAAAACAATGGTGTTGTGATGAAACTCAAGACACTAGCGTAATAGTGCTATTTTGGGAGGGCAGAGATGGTAAGAAATAACACTTCTGCTGAAGTGGCTAATTTCCCCCTTGCAGCTCTTGCTGCTTATTCTGAGTGTTGGTAGGggtgtacatttgttttgtctgaggGGTGCATTAGTTAAAATGCAGAGCAGGTTAATGTTTAAATTGTCCTTAAAATCTAGCAGGTAAAAGGTCATTTTAACACAGTCGTTATCGAAACACTCAACCGGGTGattatgagaaaataaagatttattaCGTGGGTGAGGcatagatatatacatataaatatttcatttttagctATGAACTGCATGTATATCGGTAGTGTATGGTTTCAAATAGAGCAAACTGAGAAGATGGAAAGACTGGTAATCAAACATctattgtttttaaacatgacaGAGACTGAATGGAAGGACAGCTTGTCTCCCTTCACAAGCAGTTTAGAAAGTGTGGCAAAAGTCAGCCATTGTTGAAATATCAATATTATTTCAGACATGCATTTTTTGATAACAGCCAACTGACTATAATACATAGAGGATATGATATCATTCGCTCCATCTCTTAGATTCAGTTGCTTCTGAGTGTGAGGTTTTTAAGGACAAGGTGAAATCAGTACAGAACCTAAGCCATTCCTTTACCAATCAATGGCACATTGAATGCATCttacaaagctgtttttgttttggccCAAATAatagatgttttgtttttttttctttacatgttttatatttttgccCTTTTATGTCTTCAGGCAAAATGGCGCAGCCTCCAATGAGAGCACCTTGTCCCTATTTTTCCGTTCCCTATTGCCAAACTTCAACATGCAGGTGAGTGTTCAGATAATAGTTACTAGAGATTGACAGCAAAGAGCTCTTGTGCTATATCACCAATGTCAGCACATCTCTCCCTGAATCTGTAGCAGATGCTGCTGAATAGATTTTCTTAAACACAATGAGAGGGAGTCATTGACGTGCTTAATCAGCATATCACAAAGGTCCTGTGATTTTATCTTCTGTGAATGTGTCCAACACTGATTGCTCTGATAGAGACTCTGGAAAGGGAGAGCTTTCACACAGTCGGGACGCTCCATGTAACAAAGCCTCACTGCGATGGAGTGAAGCTGGAGTCAGCCTTGGTTTTCACCCCAGTGCAGACAGACGTGCTTAACGTTGCATCAGGGCAGAGGTAGTGCATTCCCTTTGACTAATTATTCTGGTTGTCTCAACCATGTAGCATAAACATCTGGAAAACATCCTACCCCACTATGACAAAAGACCCAAGCCACAGCCATAGCAGTTTTTTAACCACTTGCAATTTAAAGATTTGCAGACAGCTCAGTTGGGGTAATAAGATCCATACCGTGCTATTTTGTTCCACTAATGGGCCCCATGACACACAAGGTCTTATTGCATAAGATTTTGACCAAAATCTCTACATACCTCCTTTTAAATCTGTTGCCAAGATGGTTGACCTTTGCGCATTTGCTTATTAAATCACAGAGACCTGATTACATTTCATCAGGGATACATAGCTACAGTATGCTTCTGTTATTGGCAACCAAATGTCCCGTCAGATAATCCTTCCAGTTCGTGGCAAGAAGAAATTTGTCCGTAATGGGTACAATGAAGCTATCATTAGTACCATTGTAAATTAAAACCTAAGCTTGATGGTCACTCCCCCTGTGGTTACTTGGGGTATCGACAGAAGCCTACTTGACACGGACATGGCAACAAGCAGTGATTGAAGCCTTGGGTTTTCCCATCATTaccattgattaaaaatgtgCCATGGACCATATGGCTGAAAATACACTTTGAGATGAAATGGGTGCAGAGGCTGATTGATGCACTGATCCTGGAGCACATACAGTGTGcctgtgactgtgctgtgtatcAGACTGCGTCACAGTGTTATACAacatgttttctggaaaaggCCCAGCCACTTAAGGCACAGTTATGTCTCACTCAAGTTTCAGTTTGAGTTTGtttgccctctctctgtatTCTCATCTCTTCCTTCAACAGTGTCTCTGCAAAAGCAGCAAACTCATTTATGACCACCTGTGCCTTAAACATTTAGTTGCAGAAATTTCTCATTGTTATGAATACATAAGTTCTTTTTGCTGCTCATTGTTTTAAGGTCATCGGAATAGGATGCCAATGTCAGCAGTGCCAGTCTATTTGTGATCCATGATACTACAGTCACACTGGTGGAGTCAGGTGCATCTTAGATACTAGATCTGAGCAGGGAGTGAAGAGCTCCTTGGAAGATCTCACGAAGTCAAAGAAAAGTAGAGGCCTTCTTTATGAAAAACAAGCATGTAATCTCCTAAGGAACACCCATGAACACAGGAACATGtgttcaaaacaaatcaactaACTAGTAATAAAAACCTGATCTTGAAGCAGATGACCGCTTCTGTTCTCATTCTTGGAGTGTTGATTAAAGAAAGAAGGAAGGGCATTGTGTAATGCAG encodes the following:
- the tcf25 gene encoding transcription factor 25; its protein translation is MSSRALRRLKGKQRGQEALDLGYLQLDVGEEAAELGEEDEQDEGPLEPAKKSSSRKAKKNKSQKNLSNIYELICDAETESEKPTDEELGVGLGHLDGEESKEKRDSQETEKGERQPEPETEPCNVGSKASRKKKKKKKKTTTGDTQQVEAAGDDIDALLETIEKTNGISYQNESCGSSDNRSVLYVEHKNLNPETELKRYFGARAVLGDQRPRQRQRQFHRSTWMTVLKDTWPRFSRPGISMSLLESKEGLQYFTFEHNRDYQQVQFKFLDAVESMDPNNIVALLQMNPYHIDSLLQLSDVCRIQEDQEMARDLVERALYSFECAFHPVFSLTSGTSRLGYLRPENRAFYLALFKHMMFLEKRGCPRTALEYCKLILSLDPENDPLCMLLLVDYLALRSREYSALIRLYEEWEVHRNLSQLPNFAFSVALAYYHLSQQDDMVQSESARMKQKSDQLLQTALIMFPSVLMPLLDLCTVQPDATVSSHVFFGPKSQMGQPPALNELVSLYVGRSYALWKEGGVMVWLEGNVGEVLRRVDSKDPFVEDCENKRKLRYQSAPRNIHRHVILSEIKEATATLPLEVTTQPLMGFDPLPPLDSVVSYTRPERQNGAASNESTLSLFFRSLLPNFNMQGGVRPEDDREVARAGRELNQEVNRLMVAMRDMLANIQFQEPPREDNPERDEEEWD